A stretch of the Acidimicrobiales bacterium genome encodes the following:
- a CDS encoding glucose 1-dehydrogenase, which yields MGRVEGKVAIVTGAASGIGRAAALLLAREGAAVAVTDVQDEAGHDTVKAIASEGGEARYWHLDTSDEHEVAQVFGEVVDTYDHLDVLVNNAGISGVNKPTHEIALEEWNRVISINLTGVFLCTKHAIPHLRRNGGGSIVNLSSIYGLIGAPDAPPYHAAKGGVRLMSKTDALLYAADNIRVNSVHPGFIWTPMVEHFLAEQGDVEQGRQAIDALHPIGHMGEPDDIAYGILYLASDESKFVTGSELVIDGGYTAR from the coding sequence ATGGGTCGGGTCGAGGGGAAGGTGGCGATCGTCACGGGCGCGGCGTCGGGGATCGGCCGTGCCGCGGCGCTCCTGCTCGCCCGGGAGGGCGCAGCCGTCGCGGTCACCGACGTGCAGGACGAAGCGGGCCACGACACGGTCAAGGCCATCGCGAGCGAAGGCGGCGAGGCACGCTACTGGCACCTCGACACGAGCGACGAGCACGAGGTGGCGCAGGTCTTCGGCGAGGTGGTCGACACCTACGACCACCTCGACGTCCTCGTCAACAACGCCGGGATCTCCGGGGTCAACAAGCCCACGCACGAGATCGCCCTCGAGGAGTGGAACCGCGTCATCTCGATCAACCTGACGGGCGTCTTCCTGTGCACGAAGCACGCCATCCCGCACCTGCGGCGGAACGGCGGCGGGAGCATCGTCAACCTCTCGTCGATCTACGGGCTGATCGGCGCGCCCGATGCGCCGCCGTACCACGCGGCGAAGGGCGGCGTGCGGCTCATGAGCAAGACGGACGCCCTGCTGTACGCGGCGGACAACATTCGGGTGAACTCGGTGCACCCCGGGTTCATCTGGACGCCGATGGTCGAGCACTTCCTCGCCGAGCAGGGCGACGTCGAGCAGGGTCGCCAGGCGATCGACGCGCTCCACCCGATCGGGCACATGGGCGAACCCGACGACATCGCCTACGGCATCCTCTACCTCGCGTCCGACGAGTCGAAGTTCGTGACCGGCAGCGAGCTCGTCATCGACGGCGGGTACACGGCACGCTGA